Proteins from one Brevibacillus humidisoli genomic window:
- the ruvA gene encoding Holliday junction branch migration protein RuvA, which yields MIDFVEGTIDYIENDYVVVAAGGVGYRLFCPNPYAFISEQGQVKRLYTHQHVREDALHLYGFAARDERDLFRRLLDVSGLGPKGALAILAAAKPEQIVGAIQQENVQYLTSFPGIGKKTAQRMILDLKDKLKGAAAASFLPESAVGEQQEAGNALREALDALGALGYTEAELQRIRQTLMDHVQGGAGVEQLIKQGLALLVRG from the coding sequence ATGATTGATTTTGTGGAAGGAACCATAGACTACATAGAAAACGATTATGTCGTAGTGGCGGCGGGAGGAGTTGGCTACCGGCTATTCTGCCCCAACCCTTATGCGTTTATCTCCGAGCAGGGACAGGTAAAGCGGCTGTACACACACCAGCACGTTCGAGAAGATGCGCTGCACCTATACGGATTTGCTGCTCGTGACGAACGCGACCTATTTCGTCGGCTGCTTGACGTGAGCGGTCTCGGTCCCAAAGGGGCGTTGGCGATCTTGGCAGCGGCCAAGCCAGAACAGATTGTGGGCGCGATTCAGCAAGAAAATGTACAGTACTTGACCTCTTTTCCAGGGATCGGCAAGAAGACCGCACAGCGCATGATCCTCGACTTGAAAGACAAGCTGAAAGGAGCCGCTGCTGCATCCTTTTTGCCGGAGAGCGCTGTCGGTGAGCAGCAGGAGGCAGGGAATGCGCTGAGAGAAGCGTTGGACGCACTCGGCGCACTAGGCTACACTGAGGCGGAGCTGCAGCGGATCAGACAGACACTGATGGATCATGTTCAGGGCGGAGCTGGTGTGGAACAGCTGATCAAACAGGGATTGGCGCTGTTAGTGAGGGGATAA
- a CDS encoding DUF2905 domain-containing protein, whose translation MNPIAKLLILMGVVLIVIGLIWQFGGRFLPLGRLPGDIAVEKENVRFYFPIVTCIIISILLSLGSYLFRLFK comes from the coding sequence GTGAATCCAATAGCCAAACTGTTGATCCTGATGGGCGTTGTACTGATTGTGATTGGATTGATCTGGCAGTTCGGCGGGAGATTTCTGCCGCTTGGGCGACTGCCGGGAGACATTGCGGTAGAGAAAGAAAATGTGCGCTTTTATTTCCCGATCGTCACCTGCATTATCATCAGCATCCTGCTCTCTTTGGGCAGCTATTTGTTTCGTTTGTTCAAATAA
- a CDS encoding FAD-dependent oxidoreductase, translated as MKTDEMTNTVKTTSVETDVVIVGAGPAGTVLAYLLARSGVRTILLERHSSLEREFRGYAFQPLVLKMFDQMGLLADLLRLEHHRADAFHFVDRGKELFSVRFDELPQPYNYALLMSQPLLLRFLIEQASRYDTFSFWSGTTARRLFRQGKEVAGVAVRRGEQEVAIRARLVVGADGRYSTIRKLAGIEQEDQPIPYDFLWFDLPGGTFDHTFPLQISIEEGGMLIYIPKGPDLVQVGWVIEKGSYPDLRKRGIDAFRHQLATVAPELTQMLSKHLTDFKQVSVLDIQVSMAQQWCQDGLLLIGDAAHVASPFSGQGNSLAIQDAVAAHPRIVTALKEQHGLISASRLQAFEEYRRPAVSAITRIQQMQARLIGINHPLLVRLRRILLPLVSKTPLLRRMREQLAMGAQPIHVASEYFVRSES; from the coding sequence ATGAAAACAGATGAGATGACAAATACTGTAAAAACCACCTCGGTCGAAACAGACGTGGTGATTGTCGGAGCGGGACCTGCCGGCACGGTGTTGGCTTACCTGCTGGCACGCAGCGGAGTTCGTACGATTCTGCTGGAACGCCACTCCAGTCTGGAGCGAGAGTTCCGCGGCTATGCCTTTCAACCGCTGGTACTCAAGATGTTTGACCAGATGGGGCTGCTTGCAGATCTGCTGCGGTTGGAGCATCATCGGGCAGATGCCTTTCACTTTGTTGATCGGGGGAAGGAACTGTTTTCCGTCCGATTTGACGAACTGCCGCAGCCGTACAATTACGCCTTGCTGATGTCCCAGCCGTTACTGCTTCGTTTCCTGATTGAACAGGCTTCCCGTTATGATACATTTTCTTTTTGGTCCGGGACTACAGCTCGCCGCTTGTTTCGGCAGGGGAAAGAGGTGGCGGGTGTGGCTGTCAGGCGTGGGGAACAGGAGGTCGCGATCAGGGCCAGGTTGGTTGTCGGTGCTGATGGCCGCTACTCCACCATTCGCAAACTGGCTGGAATTGAACAAGAGGATCAACCGATTCCGTATGATTTTCTCTGGTTTGATTTGCCGGGAGGTACATTTGATCACACCTTCCCGCTGCAGATTTCCATCGAGGAGGGGGGGATGCTGATCTATATTCCCAAAGGCCCTGATCTGGTTCAAGTGGGATGGGTGATTGAGAAAGGCAGTTATCCGGACCTGCGCAAGCGGGGGATTGATGCTTTTCGTCACCAGTTGGCAACCGTTGCTCCGGAATTGACGCAAATGCTGTCAAAGCACCTGACCGATTTCAAGCAGGTATCTGTCTTGGACATCCAAGTCTCTATGGCTCAACAGTGGTGCCAGGATGGGCTGTTGTTGATCGGAGATGCAGCCCATGTTGCTTCCCCGTTTTCCGGTCAGGGGAACAGCTTGGCGATTCAGGATGCTGTGGCGGCTCATCCTCGCATTGTCACGGCGCTCAAGGAGCAGCACGGCCTGATAAGCGCTTCTCGTCTGCAGGCGTTTGAAGAATACCGGCGGCCGGCAGTATCGGCGATCACCAGGATTCAGCAGATGCAGGCAAGGCTGATTGGGATCAACCATCCATTGCTGGTCAGGTTGAGGAGGATTCTGCTGCCGCTTGTCAGCAAAACCCCCTTGTTGCGCCGGATGCGCGAACAGTTGGCGATGGGAGCACAACCCATTCACGTTGCCAGTGAGTACTTTGTCCGGTCAGAGTCGTAG
- a CDS encoding sensor histidine kinase yields MIRWLVIVLGVMVATAIAGELKMSPFHGAFRISLGSAVFFFLLLLFKPRYLPIVGVIVGCFVSLFRMTVDVVSGVAQWEEAYLTHIPAAWYYIAFVIVLSLIRYKHFLSAPLLLGLIGGLVDFGSNLVELLARMVIEQRQTSLHDDAPILLLVGVLRSYLVVGVYNMLEIRQLRAVSREQQKRMEKLLLILSELYEERLYLQKLMGEVEQITADSYQLYRQLAGDPRASKALRLAEEVHEVKKDAQRIVAGLSKLIRQENMAERLSLADVAKLVSKANMKYAEHLGKQVDIQVNIQGPWETNRFYSLLSLLNNIVANAVEAFKDEGKIVIDIFAYDDDIWFEISDNGPGIEKRDWELIFQPGYTTKYDQAGNASTGIGLAHVKSTLREISGKIEVGESKMGGAMFRIIVPGSSL; encoded by the coding sequence ATGATTCGCTGGCTCGTGATCGTGCTCGGCGTGATGGTGGCCACGGCGATTGCCGGTGAGTTGAAAATGAGCCCGTTTCATGGTGCCTTTCGCATCAGTCTGGGCAGTGCTGTCTTCTTTTTTTTACTGCTGTTGTTCAAACCCCGCTATCTTCCCATCGTCGGTGTTATCGTCGGATGCTTTGTCAGTTTGTTTCGGATGACGGTGGACGTGGTGAGTGGAGTTGCCCAGTGGGAAGAAGCGTATCTCACACATATTCCGGCAGCCTGGTACTACATTGCTTTCGTGATCGTGCTCTCTTTGATTCGTTATAAACATTTTCTCTCTGCGCCGCTGCTGCTCGGGTTGATTGGAGGGTTGGTCGATTTCGGCTCCAATCTGGTGGAGCTGTTGGCGCGGATGGTGATTGAACAGCGTCAAACCTCTCTGCACGACGACGCGCCGATTCTGCTGTTGGTCGGGGTGCTGCGCAGCTACCTGGTTGTAGGGGTCTACAACATGCTGGAGATCCGTCAGCTTCGCGCCGTCAGCCGGGAACAGCAGAAACGGATGGAAAAGCTGCTCTTGATCCTCTCTGAACTGTATGAAGAGCGGTTGTACCTGCAAAAGCTGATGGGTGAGGTGGAACAGATTACCGCTGACAGTTATCAGCTATACCGGCAACTGGCGGGAGATCCACGTGCCTCGAAAGCGCTGCGTCTGGCCGAGGAAGTGCACGAGGTCAAAAAAGATGCGCAGCGGATTGTTGCCGGCCTGTCCAAACTGATCAGGCAGGAAAACATGGCGGAGCGATTGTCCCTGGCCGACGTCGCCAAGCTGGTAAGCAAGGCGAATATGAAGTATGCCGAACACTTGGGGAAACAGGTTGACATCCAGGTGAACATCCAAGGTCCTTGGGAGACCAATCGGTTCTACTCGCTGCTGTCGCTGTTGAACAACATAGTCGCCAATGCGGTCGAGGCGTTTAAGGACGAGGGCAAGATTGTGATTGATATCTTCGCATATGACGACGACATCTGGTTTGAGATTAGCGACAATGGACCGGGGATCGAGAAACGTGACTGGGAGCTCATCTTTCAACCAGGCTACACCACAAAGTACGATCAGGCCGGCAATGCGTCGACAGGGATTGGTCTGGCGCACGTGAAGTCAACACTGCGGGAGATTTCCGGCAAGATCGAAGTGGGCGAGAGCAAGATGGGAGGGGCGATGTTCCGCATCATTGTTCCCGGAAGCTCCTTATAA
- a CDS encoding TetR/AcrR family transcriptional regulator — protein sequence MKKKVNRKAKQGLETRQKLIEAALRVFSRKGFSASTTKDIAREAGVTDGLIYHYFQSKEQLLWVVLEQQTLNHKLREMVDQYSQFALLLEHTLQQIFRSLLQMLHQQQAFIVMFFGESQRNPVIQERLSEIIQQGVQHLYRLLAPKVAVEETYLRTAIRNVLASVMMFFLTHDRFAGDETSREQYIRDTVQQFMKGLE from the coding sequence ATGAAGAAAAAGGTTAATCGAAAGGCAAAACAGGGACTGGAGACCAGACAGAAATTAATTGAAGCAGCTCTGCGAGTGTTTTCACGCAAAGGGTTTTCAGCCAGCACCACAAAAGACATCGCCAGAGAGGCAGGCGTCACGGATGGACTGATCTACCACTATTTCCAGTCTAAAGAACAACTGCTGTGGGTAGTCCTAGAGCAGCAAACGCTCAACCACAAACTGCGGGAGATGGTTGACCAGTACAGCCAGTTTGCTCTGCTGCTTGAACACACGCTGCAGCAAATCTTTCGCTCGCTGCTGCAGATGCTTCATCAGCAGCAGGCGTTTATCGTCATGTTTTTTGGGGAATCACAGCGCAATCCAGTGATTCAGGAGCGGTTGTCGGAAATCATCCAGCAAGGTGTCCAACACCTTTACCGTCTGCTCGCGCCAAAGGTGGCTGTGGAAGAAACCTACTTGCGCACAGCGATTCGCAACGTACTGGCATCTGTGATGATGTTTTTCCTCACGCATGACCGGTTTGCCGGGGACGAGACAAGTCGTGAGCAGTATATACGAGATACGGTGCAGCAGTTTATGAAGGGGCTGGAATAG
- a CDS encoding bifunctional 2',3'-cyclic-nucleotide 2'-phosphodiesterase/3'-nucleotidase, with amino-acid sequence MRGYCTLKKKLLSSVLASALVLGSLVLPVSASAADQPTTLKLRLMETTDIHVNIVNYDYYKDAATDEFGLAKTATLIKQAREEVQNSLLFDNGDLIQGNPLGDYVAKIDPLQEGEVHPVYKAMNLLDYDAGNIGNHEFNYGLDFLKTSLEGSEFPYVNANVYVDDQDDNPDNDKNYFTPYLILDKTFKDESGNDQNLKVGVIGFVPPQIMQWDKTNLEGKVIAKDIIETAKKFVPEMKEKGADVIVAIPHSGFGSEDLKGNDENATFHLSKVEGIDAILFGHSHVVFPGPTFEGAPGVDNAKGTINGVAAVEPGFWGDHLGVIDLTLQQVDGEWEVVDSQSEARPIYKKEGSEIVPLVEADPHIVEAVKEDHEATLEYVRGPVATTTAPINSYFALVYDDPSIQIVTNAQKWYVENHIQGTELEGTPVLSAGAPFKAGGRGGASYYTDIPAGTIAVKNVSDLYIYPNTLKAVLVDGTTVKEWLERSAGQFNQIDPNKEGEQPLVDNSFPTYNFDVIDGVTYQVDVTQPARYDVKGELVNPDANRIVNLQYQGKPVTADQKFIVVTNNYRAGGGGNFPGLDGSNIVIDSPDENRQVVINYLMAEKTINPSADNNWSFAPVDGNPTVTFETSPNAEKYAKNLADLTYLSTLDSGFAKYQINLSGSTDEATDADNAADTDTPAVDNKANDEANVADEAKADQLVPVRVTAEANGIDVAYDFDSRKVTLSKGDATLEYTLGADQAIVNGSSVAVEAKIENDRLYLPESVLKNAFGF; translated from the coding sequence ATGAGGGGGTATTGTACATTGAAGAAGAAGCTGCTGAGTAGTGTCCTGGCCTCAGCGCTGGTCTTGGGCAGCTTGGTTCTGCCGGTTTCGGCAAGTGCCGCAGACCAACCGACAACGCTAAAGCTGCGACTGATGGAGACGACTGACATTCACGTCAACATCGTCAACTACGACTACTACAAAGATGCTGCAACAGATGAGTTTGGCCTGGCCAAAACGGCTACTCTGATCAAACAGGCACGGGAAGAAGTGCAAAACAGCTTGTTGTTCGACAACGGCGACCTGATCCAGGGAAATCCATTGGGTGATTACGTAGCCAAGATTGACCCGCTTCAAGAAGGGGAGGTCCATCCTGTATACAAAGCGATGAACCTGCTGGACTACGACGCGGGCAACATCGGGAACCATGAGTTCAACTACGGGTTGGATTTTCTCAAAACGAGTCTGGAAGGTTCTGAATTCCCATACGTCAATGCCAACGTATACGTTGACGATCAGGATGACAATCCGGACAACGACAAAAACTACTTCACCCCATACCTGATCTTGGACAAGACCTTCAAAGACGAGAGCGGAAATGACCAAAACCTGAAGGTTGGCGTCATCGGGTTCGTGCCGCCGCAAATCATGCAGTGGGACAAAACCAATCTGGAAGGTAAAGTGATCGCCAAAGACATCATCGAGACAGCCAAAAAATTTGTTCCTGAAATGAAGGAAAAAGGCGCTGACGTCATCGTTGCCATCCCGCATTCCGGCTTCGGAAGTGAAGATCTGAAAGGCAACGATGAAAACGCTACCTTCCACTTGAGCAAGGTAGAAGGCATCGATGCGATCCTGTTTGGTCACTCTCACGTAGTCTTCCCTGGCCCCACATTTGAAGGCGCTCCGGGAGTAGACAACGCTAAAGGGACCATCAATGGTGTAGCTGCTGTTGAACCAGGCTTCTGGGGCGACCACCTCGGCGTGATCGATCTCACCCTGCAGCAGGTGGACGGTGAGTGGGAAGTTGTAGATTCTCAGTCGGAAGCTCGCCCGATCTACAAAAAAGAAGGAAGCGAGATCGTTCCGCTGGTAGAAGCCGATCCGCATATCGTAGAAGCTGTGAAAGAAGATCACGAAGCGACACTGGAGTACGTCCGTGGCCCGGTAGCCACTACCACTGCACCGATCAACAGCTACTTCGCCTTGGTGTACGACGATCCGTCCATTCAGATCGTGACCAACGCCCAAAAGTGGTATGTAGAGAACCATATCCAGGGAACAGAACTGGAAGGCACTCCGGTCCTGTCCGCAGGCGCACCGTTTAAAGCAGGCGGTCGTGGCGGCGCCAGCTACTATACCGATATCCCGGCCGGAACCATTGCCGTGAAGAATGTTTCCGACCTGTATATCTATCCGAACACCCTGAAAGCCGTGCTGGTCGATGGAACGACAGTGAAAGAATGGCTGGAGCGTTCGGCAGGTCAGTTTAACCAGATCGACCCGAATAAAGAAGGGGAGCAGCCACTGGTTGACAACAGTTTCCCAACCTACAACTTTGACGTGATCGACGGTGTCACCTATCAAGTCGATGTGACACAGCCGGCTCGATACGATGTGAAAGGGGAATTGGTCAATCCGGATGCCAACCGGATCGTTAATCTGCAGTACCAAGGGAAGCCGGTAACAGCAGACCAGAAGTTCATCGTTGTTACCAACAACTACCGTGCAGGTGGCGGTGGAAACTTCCCTGGCCTGGATGGCAGCAACATCGTAATCGACTCTCCTGACGAAAACCGTCAAGTAGTCATCAACTACCTGATGGCTGAGAAAACGATCAATCCATCTGCAGACAACAACTGGTCGTTTGCTCCCGTTGACGGCAACCCAACGGTCACCTTTGAGACCTCTCCGAACGCCGAGAAGTACGCAAAGAATCTAGCAGATCTGACGTACCTCTCCACACTGGACAGCGGTTTTGCCAAGTACCAAATCAATCTGTCTGGCAGCACGGACGAAGCAACCGATGCTGACAACGCTGCTGACACAGACACCCCGGCTGTGGACAACAAGGCAAACGACGAAGCGAATGTTGCCGATGAGGCTAAGGCTGATCAACTGGTGCCGGTCCGTGTTACCGCCGAGGCAAACGGAATCGATGTGGCGTATGACTTTGACAGCCGCAAAGTAACGTTGAGCAAAGGCGATGCGACACTGGAATACACCTTGGGGGCGGACCAGGCCATCGTCAACGGAAGCTCCGTTGCGGTGGAGGCGAAGATTGAAAATGATCGCCTGTATCTTCCTGAATCCGTTCTAAAAAATGCATTTGGCTTCTAA
- a CDS encoding BofC C-terminal domain-containing protein, whose protein sequence is MKRLFLMVSVGALLTSGLIYAKLYDQRVAEQEQKANSQAAAVQAENGDQAEPALANPLELVLRRTYLCGVKTEEQKELTGETMEQVLAKHRGWEIVSVASEQVILHKMENDIAPSCKENGYFGLSEDGVLTLFNGLPSEQKVIQTFYPINTERMEVSLPKEEVELLKQGIRVRDLAEYNSILSTYGDFQIESSTGSGH, encoded by the coding sequence ATGAAGCGATTGTTCCTGATGGTATCGGTCGGGGCATTGCTGACGAGCGGTCTGATTTATGCCAAGCTGTATGACCAGCGTGTCGCTGAACAAGAGCAGAAGGCGAACAGCCAAGCGGCAGCAGTGCAAGCAGAAAACGGTGATCAGGCGGAGCCTGCTTTGGCCAATCCGCTGGAGTTGGTGTTAAGACGCACTTATCTATGCGGTGTCAAGACAGAAGAACAGAAAGAGCTAACAGGTGAAACGATGGAGCAGGTGCTCGCCAAGCACAGGGGATGGGAGATCGTCTCGGTGGCGTCCGAACAAGTGATCCTGCACAAAATGGAGAACGACATCGCTCCCTCCTGCAAGGAGAATGGGTATTTCGGCTTGTCAGAAGACGGCGTACTCACGCTGTTTAACGGACTGCCTAGCGAACAAAAGGTGATTCAAACCTTTTACCCGATCAATACGGAGCGGATGGAAGTGAGCCTGCCCAAAGAGGAAGTGGAACTGCTCAAGCAGGGAATCCGCGTTCGCGACTTGGCGGAGTATAACAGCATCTTGTCCACATACGGAGATTTTCAGATTGAATCGTCAACAGGCAGTGGTCATTGA
- a CDS encoding response regulator, giving the protein MTTFFVMDDDLAARRMLSTLIEDNDLGTVVGEAEDGNGAETQVLRHHPDVLVIDLLMPEQDGIETIRRLKELGYQGKLVMLSQVEHKEMISEAYQNGVEYYIQKPINRIEVVAVLRKVIERIQLEASIRQIRKSLAWIEQDTPTRQQKTALSITDLVRAALTDLGIVGEAGTRDLTRIVDYLVSNEHKLDEHHLPPLRELYAAVLQPGLSTEASEKEIKAIEQRVRRAVAQALLNVASMGLTDYTNPIFEQYATRYFDFADVRQKMREIETDEEQSRVRLNLKKFLYALYLDVVQQWTDQVDTF; this is encoded by the coding sequence ATGACAACATTTTTCGTAATGGATGACGATCTGGCGGCCAGGCGGATGTTGAGCACGTTGATTGAGGATAACGATCTGGGTACGGTTGTCGGTGAAGCCGAGGACGGTAACGGGGCGGAAACCCAGGTCTTGCGGCATCATCCAGACGTTCTCGTGATCGATCTGTTGATGCCTGAGCAGGATGGTATCGAGACTATCCGACGCCTCAAGGAGTTGGGGTACCAAGGCAAGCTTGTGATGCTTTCGCAGGTGGAGCATAAGGAAATGATCAGTGAAGCCTACCAGAATGGCGTTGAATACTACATCCAGAAGCCGATCAACCGGATAGAGGTGGTTGCCGTGCTGCGCAAGGTGATTGAGCGAATCCAACTGGAAGCCTCGATCCGGCAGATCAGGAAGTCGCTGGCCTGGATTGAGCAGGATACGCCGACCAGACAGCAGAAAACGGCGTTGTCTATCACCGATCTGGTACGGGCAGCGCTGACGGACCTCGGAATCGTTGGTGAAGCCGGTACGCGAGACCTCACGCGAATCGTCGATTATCTAGTGAGCAACGAGCACAAACTGGATGAACACCATTTGCCGCCGCTGCGAGAGCTGTATGCAGCCGTTCTGCAGCCGGGGCTGTCCACAGAGGCGAGTGAGAAGGAGATCAAGGCAATTGAGCAACGGGTGCGCCGAGCCGTTGCCCAGGCTCTGCTAAACGTTGCCTCCATGGGCCTAACCGATTATACCAATCCGATATTTGAACAATATGCAACCAGGTACTTTGACTTTGCCGATGTACGACAGAAGATGCGGGAAATCGAAACGGATGAAGAGCAATCGCGTGTGAGGCTCAATCTGAAAAAGTTTTTGTACGCTCTATATCTGGACGTAGTTCAGCAGTGGACGGACCAAGTGGATACCTTCTAA
- a CDS encoding phosphotransferase, whose protein sequence is MNEAFLSALEKNFGCHINGVKPRRNVLFVRTNRGNWVIKAYKDKEKAQWVTQLSHLLQENGFSHTVSYLQTEENGPVFPYGNHFYTIMKAIDGRESSYAFQDDIRQAALTLARFHRAARSWNPGLVQFRYKPPLIEKWETRLTEFTRIAERIAARGPVNRLESMIQSMAPEVLRDSRQVLEQSYRMPLIAEMHQAIEEGTVAHRDVASHNFLLTPSGECYLIDLDTAHFDMQLVDLVQFVGRMLLLQGYQPGIFTDVINAYSIVNPLQDNQIRMIHQLLRYPDNILREVTGVYSRRPGYRARGAMQLLQLEGRYRRQRNHFLRAEHQVMGSWSNWTMGGTG, encoded by the coding sequence ATGAATGAGGCGTTTCTTTCTGCTCTAGAAAAGAACTTTGGCTGTCATATCAATGGGGTGAAACCGCGTAGAAACGTATTATTTGTCAGAACCAACCGTGGAAACTGGGTGATCAAGGCATACAAAGACAAGGAGAAGGCGCAATGGGTTACGCAGCTGTCTCATCTACTGCAAGAAAACGGTTTTTCTCATACCGTGAGTTATCTGCAAACGGAGGAGAATGGCCCTGTTTTTCCTTATGGAAACCATTTTTACACCATAATGAAGGCAATCGATGGCAGGGAGTCAAGCTATGCGTTTCAGGATGATATCAGGCAGGCTGCGCTCACCTTGGCGCGCTTTCATCGGGCAGCGAGAAGCTGGAATCCCGGTCTGGTGCAGTTCAGATATAAACCTCCGCTGATTGAGAAGTGGGAAACCCGATTGACAGAGTTTACCCGGATCGCGGAAAGGATCGCCGCGAGAGGGCCTGTCAATCGATTGGAGTCGATGATCCAGAGTATGGCCCCCGAGGTGTTGCGTGACAGTCGCCAAGTGCTGGAACAATCATACCGAATGCCGTTGATAGCGGAGATGCACCAGGCGATTGAAGAGGGGACGGTCGCCCACCGTGACGTTGCCAGTCACAACTTCCTCTTGACACCATCCGGGGAGTGTTATTTGATCGATCTCGATACGGCCCACTTTGATATGCAGTTGGTTGACTTGGTCCAGTTTGTTGGCAGGATGCTGCTGCTGCAAGGGTACCAGCCGGGCATATTCACAGATGTGATCAACGCCTATAGCATCGTCAATCCACTACAAGACAATCAGATACGAATGATCCACCAGTTGCTGCGCTATCCCGACAACATCCTGCGGGAGGTGACTGGTGTTTACAGTAGACGCCCTGGTTATCGTGCACGCGGTGCCATGCAGCTTTTGCAGTTGGAGGGAAGGTATCGTAGGCAGCGAAATCATTTCCTGAGAGCAGAACATCAGGTGATGGGGTCCTGGTCCAACTGGACGATGGGCGGCACAGGTTAG
- the ruvB gene encoding Holliday junction branch migration DNA helicase RuvB — MDDRLITTHMQWEDEGMEGSLRPRYLAEYIGQQQVKQNLKVFIEAAKLRREALDHVLLYGPPGLGKTTLSQIIANELGVNIRTTSGPAIERPGDLAAILTNLQEGDVLFIDEIHRLHRSVEEVLYPAMEDFALDIIIGKGPSARSVRLELPPFTLIGATTRAGLLSSPLRDRFGVVNRLEYYTVDELAFIVSRAADILQIGIQEGGAAEVAKRSRGTPRVANRLLKRVRDFAQVQGEGVITEQIAQEALIRLQVDSLGLDHVDHKLLLSIIDQFNGGPVGLDTIAATIGEEAQTIEDVCEPYLLQIGFLQRTPRGRVATASAYQHFGREMRT, encoded by the coding sequence ATGGATGACCGCTTGATAACGACACATATGCAGTGGGAAGACGAGGGGATGGAGGGGAGTCTGCGTCCCCGTTATCTCGCTGAGTATATCGGCCAGCAGCAGGTAAAACAAAATCTAAAGGTGTTCATCGAAGCGGCCAAACTGCGTCGGGAAGCACTGGATCACGTCCTTCTGTACGGACCTCCAGGACTGGGCAAGACCACTCTCTCCCAGATTATCGCCAATGAATTGGGCGTCAACATCCGCACCACCTCGGGCCCGGCGATTGAACGGCCAGGCGATCTTGCAGCCATCCTGACCAATCTGCAGGAAGGTGATGTGCTGTTTATCGACGAGATACACCGCCTTCATCGAAGTGTGGAAGAAGTACTGTATCCGGCGATGGAGGATTTCGCGCTCGACATCATCATAGGCAAGGGACCCAGTGCACGCAGCGTCCGCCTGGAGTTGCCCCCGTTTACGTTGATTGGGGCGACTACACGAGCTGGACTGCTCTCTTCACCGCTCCGGGACCGCTTTGGCGTAGTGAACCGCTTGGAATACTACACTGTTGATGAGCTGGCGTTTATCGTCAGCCGGGCTGCGGACATCCTGCAGATCGGCATCCAGGAAGGGGGAGCAGCGGAAGTGGCGAAGCGTTCCCGGGGGACGCCTCGTGTGGCAAACCGGCTGCTGAAGCGGGTGCGCGACTTCGCCCAGGTACAGGGCGAAGGCGTGATTACGGAGCAAATCGCTCAGGAGGCATTGATTCGCCTGCAGGTGGATTCCCTTGGGTTGGATCACGTGGACCACAAACTGCTGCTCAGTATTATCGATCAGTTTAACGGGGGGCCTGTCGGGCTCGACACCATCGCGGCAACGATTGGCGAGGAAGCGCAGACGATCGAAGACGTCTGTGAACCCTACCTCCTCCAGATCGGCTTTCTGCAGCGCACTCCCCGTGGGCGTGTCGCTACTGCCAGTGCTTACCAACACTTTGGTCGGGAGATGAGAACGTGA
- the ruvC gene encoding crossover junction endodeoxyribonuclease RuvC, whose translation MRILGVDPGIAIVGFGLIDQLGSKQRPVQYGSIQTEAGLPVPLRLRQIFESVQHLLQKYQPDEMAVEKLYFNRNVTNAFVVGQARGVIVLAAELAQIPVYEYTPMQVKQAVTGWGGAEKRQIQEMVRLLLSLPEIPKPDDVADALGVAITHANSRTYTQMAGGADR comes from the coding sequence ATGCGCATCTTGGGAGTGGATCCGGGGATTGCGATCGTCGGATTTGGACTGATTGACCAGTTGGGCAGCAAACAGCGTCCTGTACAATATGGCAGTATTCAGACCGAGGCAGGGCTGCCGGTGCCGCTGCGATTGCGACAGATCTTTGAATCGGTTCAGCACCTGTTACAGAAGTATCAGCCGGATGAAATGGCCGTAGAAAAGCTATACTTTAACCGCAATGTGACCAATGCTTTCGTCGTCGGCCAGGCCAGGGGAGTGATCGTACTAGCTGCGGAATTGGCGCAGATTCCCGTCTACGAATACACACCGATGCAGGTGAAGCAGGCGGTCACGGGATGGGGTGGAGCGGAAAAGCGGCAAATCCAGGAAATGGTTCGCTTGCTGCTTTCCCTGCCGGAGATCCCCAAGCCGGATGATGTAGCTGATGCTTTGGGGGTGGCGATTACCCACGCCAACAGCAGAACCTATACTCAGATGGCAGGCGGTGCAGACAGATGA